The proteins below are encoded in one region of Sphingobacterium sp. R2:
- a CDS encoding porin → MKKLAMLVCLLAGATQLFAQQDTTQNTQLSISGYLEAYYLRDFNNPLGNTRPGFVYSHNRTNEVNINLAFLKATYETINTRANLALGVGTYMNANYSAEPGVLKNIYEANAGVRISKKHNLWIDAGIFSSHLGFESAIGKDNWTVTRSIFADNSPYFETGAKISYTSASGKLFLSGLILNGWQRIQRVDGSSLPAFGHQLVYKPTAKWTINSGSFIGSDKADSVRQMRYFHNLYAIYQMNEKLGITFGFDIGAEQKAKGSSKYNVWYTPVLIARYATTEKFSLTARGEYYNDKHGVIVSTTTEQGFQTFGYSLNADYAILPNVLWRTELRNLTNKDAIFLDRTNKLVKNSVTAVTALIVSF, encoded by the coding sequence ATGAAAAAACTAGCGATGTTGGTCTGTTTACTCGCAGGGGCAACACAATTATTTGCACAGCAAGATACGACTCAAAACACCCAATTGTCTATCAGTGGTTACCTTGAAGCATATTACCTTCGGGACTTTAACAATCCACTTGGAAATACACGCCCAGGCTTTGTATATAGTCACAATAGGACGAATGAAGTAAACATAAACTTGGCATTTTTAAAAGCTACATACGAAACAATAAATACCCGTGCAAATCTTGCTTTAGGTGTCGGTACATATATGAATGCGAACTACAGTGCGGAACCCGGTGTCTTAAAAAATATTTACGAAGCGAATGCCGGCGTTCGTATCTCGAAAAAACATAATTTATGGATCGATGCTGGCATATTTTCTTCCCATTTGGGCTTTGAAAGCGCTATAGGAAAGGATAATTGGACTGTAACAAGGAGTATTTTTGCGGATAATTCACCTTATTTTGAAACCGGAGCAAAAATATCCTATACATCCGCATCGGGAAAACTATTTTTAAGTGGGCTTATTTTAAACGGATGGCAGCGGATTCAACGGGTGGACGGTAGCAGTTTACCAGCATTTGGCCATCAATTGGTCTATAAACCGACAGCTAAATGGACCATCAATAGTGGTTCTTTTATAGGCAGTGATAAAGCGGATAGCGTCAGACAGATGCGCTATTTTCATAACCTTTATGCAATTTATCAAATGAACGAAAAGCTGGGAATCACATTCGGATTTGATATTGGAGCTGAACAAAAAGCAAAAGGTAGTTCGAAGTACAATGTATGGTACACCCCAGTGTTAATTGCACGATACGCGACGACCGAAAAATTTAGCTTAACAGCAAGAGGAGAATATTACAACGATAAGCATGGTGTGATCGTTTCTACGACTACAGAGCAAGGTTTTCAAACGTTTGGCTATTCTTTAAATGCAGATTATGCCATTCTTCCCAATGTTCTTTGGCGTACGGAACTACGTAATCTCACAAATAAAGATGCTATTTTCCTTGATCGGACAAATAAGTTGGTGAAAAATAGTGTGACGGCTGTAACAGCACTTATCGTTAGTTTTTAA
- a CDS encoding K(+)-transporting ATPase subunit C, giving the protein MKTHIYPAIKITIVLLLLLSVVYPALVWAIAQIAPNHGKGEMLAYNGQKYYRNIGQAFTRDDYFWSRPSAVGYNAAGSGGSNKGPSNGEYLSEVRVRIDTFLVHNPTVKREQVPVDIVTASGSGLDPDISIEAAKIQIDRVAKARGISVNSLQSLVDAHVQTPLWNMFGPRKINVLELNIALDEMAEK; this is encoded by the coding sequence ATGAAAACACATATATATCCGGCAATAAAGATTACAATTGTTTTATTGCTCCTGCTCTCAGTGGTATATCCAGCCCTCGTATGGGCAATAGCGCAAATAGCACCTAATCATGGAAAAGGGGAAATGCTAGCGTACAACGGGCAAAAGTATTACAGAAATATTGGACAGGCCTTTACGCGTGATGATTACTTCTGGTCGCGTCCTTCCGCTGTTGGTTATAATGCAGCAGGATCGGGAGGAAGTAACAAAGGGCCCTCTAATGGGGAATATCTTTCGGAAGTTAGGGTCCGTATTGATACGTTCTTAGTCCACAATCCCACCGTAAAACGCGAACAGGTGCCGGTAGACATTGTTACAGCCAGTGGGAGTGGTTTGGATCCAGATATCTCCATCGAGGCAGCAAAAATACAAATTGATCGTGTTGCGAAAGCGAGAGGTATATCGGTAAATAGCCTACAGTCTCTTGTTGATGCCCACGTTCAGACGCCTTTATGGAATATGTTTGGACCTCGCAAAATCAATGTCCTTGAACTAAATATTGCTTTGGACGAGATGGCTGAAAAATAA
- the kdpB gene encoding potassium-transporting ATPase subunit KdpB: MSNQQTLFQKELVQQALKQSFVKLNPKIMFRNPVMFTVEIGTLIMAVVCLWIMTGEKSQGTLGYNFTVFLILFLTLLFGNFAEAIAEARGKAQADSLRKTREETPATLRDGRVVSSAQLKKNDVFVCQAGDVIPLDGEIIEGLATIDESAITGESAPVIREAGGDKSSVTGGTKVLSDRIVVQVTTEPGESFLDKMIALVEGASRQKTPNEIALTILLAGFTLVFIIVTVTLKPFADYANVGITIASFISLFVCLIPTTIGGLLSAIGIAGMDRALRANVITKSGKAVETAGDIDVLLLDKTGTITIGNRKATNFYPADGVLKEALVRASTLSSMADETPEGKSIVELAGVNPSSYKVENPAFIKFTAETRSSGIDFEQTRIRKGATDAIRNIIVKAGNLFPQEIEERVKLISQNGGTPLVVAENEQVLGVIELQDVIKPGIHERFERLRKMGIKTVMVTGDNPLTAKYIAEKAGVDDFIAEAKPEDKMNYIKKEQLDGRLVAMMGDGTNDAPALAQADVGVAMNSGTQAAKEAGNMVDLDNDPTKLIEVVEIGKQLLMTRGTLTTFSIANDVAKYFAIIPALFIAAIPELQGLNIMQLSSPQSAILSAVIFNAIIIPLLIPLALKGVAYKPIGASALLRRNLLVFGLGGVLVPFIGIKVIDLLVSLFI, encoded by the coding sequence ATGAGCAATCAACAAACATTGTTTCAGAAAGAACTTGTACAACAGGCGTTAAAGCAATCTTTCGTGAAGCTAAATCCTAAAATAATGTTCCGTAATCCAGTGATGTTTACCGTGGAAATCGGGACGCTGATTATGGCCGTCGTTTGTCTTTGGATAATGACTGGGGAAAAATCACAAGGTACACTTGGTTATAATTTTACGGTATTTCTTATTCTATTTTTAACCTTATTGTTTGGAAATTTTGCTGAGGCAATTGCCGAAGCCCGCGGTAAGGCGCAAGCAGATAGTCTTCGGAAAACTCGAGAGGAAACTCCGGCAACCCTGCGCGATGGTCGGGTGGTTTCATCCGCTCAATTGAAAAAAAATGATGTTTTTGTTTGTCAGGCTGGTGATGTAATTCCATTGGATGGGGAGATTATTGAGGGGTTGGCGACAATAGATGAGAGTGCAATTACCGGAGAATCAGCACCGGTGATCCGCGAGGCTGGAGGTGATAAAAGTTCAGTTACCGGTGGTACCAAGGTTTTGTCCGATCGAATTGTTGTGCAGGTGACGACAGAACCGGGGGAGAGCTTTTTGGATAAGATGATCGCATTGGTCGAAGGGGCAAGCCGCCAAAAAACACCTAATGAGATTGCCTTAACCATCCTTTTGGCAGGTTTTACACTTGTATTTATTATCGTAACGGTGACCTTAAAACCATTTGCAGATTATGCCAATGTTGGTATCACCATTGCTTCGTTTATTTCACTTTTTGTCTGTCTGATTCCAACAACAATAGGTGGTCTTTTATCGGCAATTGGTATCGCGGGAATGGATCGTGCACTTCGTGCAAATGTTATAACAAAAAGTGGCAAGGCAGTTGAAACGGCGGGTGACATTGATGTCTTGTTGCTTGATAAAACTGGAACCATTACGATCGGAAATCGTAAGGCGACAAATTTTTACCCCGCCGATGGTGTCCTGAAGGAAGCGCTGGTACGTGCATCAACATTGAGCTCCATGGCCGATGAAACACCAGAAGGGAAATCAATTGTCGAATTGGCTGGTGTCAACCCATCGAGCTATAAGGTCGAAAACCCGGCATTCATTAAGTTTACCGCCGAAACCCGTAGTTCGGGAATAGACTTTGAACAGACACGTATTCGTAAAGGTGCAACAGATGCTATTCGAAATATCATTGTAAAGGCTGGAAATCTATTTCCTCAGGAAATAGAGGAACGCGTAAAGCTTATCTCTCAAAATGGGGGAACGCCATTGGTCGTAGCCGAGAATGAACAAGTACTCGGTGTCATAGAATTGCAGGATGTGATAAAACCCGGGATTCATGAACGCTTTGAACGATTGCGAAAAATGGGTATAAAGACTGTTATGGTGACAGGAGACAATCCGTTAACGGCCAAATATATTGCCGAAAAAGCGGGAGTGGATGATTTCATCGCCGAAGCGAAACCCGAAGACAAGATGAACTATATCAAAAAAGAACAGCTTGACGGGCGATTGGTCGCCATGATGGGGGATGGTACAAACGATGCCCCGGCACTTGCACAAGCCGATGTTGGTGTAGCGATGAACAGCGGTACACAAGCTGCAAAAGAGGCCGGAAATATGGTCGATCTCGACAATGATCCAACCAAATTGATTGAGGTTGTGGAGATAGGTAAACAATTGTTGATGACCAGAGGTACGCTAACGACGTTTAGTATTGCAAACGATGTCGCTAAATATTTTGCTATCATTCCGGCCTTGTTTATTGCAGCAATACCCGAACTTCAAGGTTTAAACATTATGCAGCTCAGTAGTCCACAAAGTGCCATACTATCAGCTGTCATCTTTAACGCAATTATTATCCCATTACTGATTCCGTTGGCATTGAAAGGAGTCGCATACAAACCTATAGGTGCAAGCGCACTGTTACGGAGAAATCTGCTCGTTTTTGGACTTGGTGGAGTACTCGTTCCATTTATTGGTATCAAGGTCATAGACCTACTGGTTTCCCTATTTATCTAA
- the kdpA gene encoding potassium-transporting ATPase subunit KdpA, translated as MNTEILGIIVMFTVTLLLGLPLGKYIAKVYGNEKTWLDPLFQPLERFFYRVTGINPSLQMTWKQHLVALLTINLLWFLLSMAILMNMAHLPLNPDGNPGMTADLAFNTSISFLVNCNLQHYSGESGVSYLGQIWLMFLQFVTAGVGMAAAVVIFKAFRDKTTTQLGNFYDFFVKSCTRILLPISVLVAAIFVFQGMPMTFEGKNSMITVAGDTVQVSRGPVAAFVPIKHLGTNGGGFFGANSAHPFENPNYLTNMVEMIAQFIIPMAMIFAFGFFIRKRKFSWMMFGVMTIGFIILTIPNIKMEMAGNPAIAQMGIDTSMGAMEGKEIRIGAAASGFWSIVTTMISTGSVNSMHDSYMPLSGMNELLAMMVNAFYGGVGAGILNFFIFIILAVFISGLMVGRTPEFMGKKVEAREMKIAMIVALAHPFLILVGTALATAFPAQGASTLNNPGFHGFSEILYEYTSSAANNGSGFEGLGDSTIWWNISTGIVLLLGRFIPIIGPIAIAGLLAEKKFIPEGEGTLKTDTSTFGLMVFAVIAIIAALSFFPALALGPIAEYFSM; from the coding sequence ATGAATACAGAGATTCTTGGAATCATAGTGATGTTCACCGTAACATTACTACTCGGACTTCCCCTTGGGAAATATATAGCTAAGGTATATGGCAATGAAAAAACCTGGTTAGATCCATTGTTTCAACCATTGGAACGTTTTTTTTATCGGGTGACAGGAATTAATCCTAGCCTCCAGATGACTTGGAAACAGCACCTCGTTGCTCTTTTGACAATTAATCTACTGTGGTTCCTGTTGAGCATGGCTATCCTGATGAATATGGCACATTTGCCTTTAAATCCAGATGGGAATCCCGGAATGACTGCTGATTTGGCCTTTAATACCAGTATCTCTTTTTTGGTCAACTGTAATCTCCAGCACTATTCCGGTGAATCAGGAGTGAGCTATCTAGGACAAATTTGGCTCATGTTTCTTCAATTCGTGACCGCAGGCGTGGGAATGGCTGCAGCAGTGGTTATTTTCAAAGCTTTTAGGGATAAGACAACAACACAATTGGGCAATTTTTACGATTTCTTTGTGAAGTCTTGCACCCGGATTTTACTGCCTATCTCTGTCTTGGTTGCTGCCATCTTCGTATTCCAAGGCATGCCGATGACTTTCGAAGGTAAGAACAGCATGATTACTGTCGCTGGAGATACCGTACAGGTAAGCCGAGGACCGGTAGCTGCCTTTGTCCCAATTAAACATCTTGGTACAAATGGAGGTGGTTTTTTCGGTGCGAACAGTGCGCATCCATTTGAAAATCCCAATTATTTGACCAATATGGTGGAAATGATTGCCCAGTTTATTATCCCGATGGCGATGATATTTGCATTCGGCTTTTTTATTCGCAAGCGTAAATTTTCATGGATGATGTTTGGTGTGATGACCATTGGGTTTATCATCCTGACAATACCAAATATAAAAATGGAGATGGCTGGAAATCCAGCGATCGCGCAGATGGGTATTGACACGTCTATGGGCGCCATGGAGGGAAAGGAAATACGTATTGGTGCAGCGGCATCGGGGTTTTGGAGTATTGTTACAACGATGATTTCGACGGGTTCTGTCAATTCTATGCATGATAGTTACATGCCCTTATCTGGTATGAACGAACTTCTAGCGATGATGGTGAATGCTTTTTATGGCGGTGTAGGCGCGGGGATACTCAATTTCTTCATTTTTATTATACTCGCCGTTTTCATTAGTGGCTTGATGGTGGGGCGCACACCAGAGTTTATGGGTAAGAAAGTTGAAGCGCGGGAAATGAAAATCGCTATGATTGTTGCTCTTGCCCATCCTTTTCTAATCCTTGTCGGTACAGCACTTGCGACAGCGTTTCCAGCCCAAGGTGCTTCTACATTGAATAACCCTGGATTCCATGGTTTTAGTGAAATATTGTACGAATATACTTCATCCGCAGCTAACAATGGTAGTGGATTTGAAGGTCTTGGAGATAGTACAATTTGGTGGAACATTTCGACAGGCATCGTATTGTTACTCGGCCGCTTCATACCGATTATAGGGCCAATTGCTATTGCGGGATTATTGGCTGAGAAAAAATTTATACCTGAAGGGGAGGGAACGCTAAAAACAGATACAAGTACATTCGGTTTAATGGTATTCGCTGTGATCGCGATTATTGCAGCACTCTCTTTCTTCCCTGCCTTGGCATTGGGTCCAATTGCGGAATATTTTTCCATGTAG
- a CDS encoding potassium-transporting ATPase subunit F: MTALFIVALLVFAYICYVLLKPEKF, encoded by the coding sequence ATGACAGCTTTATTTATTGTAGCACTACTGGTTTTTGCATATATCTGTTATGTACTTCTAAAGCCAGAAAAATTTTAA
- a CDS encoding DUF1080 domain-containing protein, translated as MINLNLFKKITLWVFLGCILLSCQNEKSSPNTLTEEEQSNGWQLLFDGNTLNNWHTYNNSKNAPTAWVVKNGTIYCNPNSESQKYDLVSDKEYKNYEFKFEWKLEKEGNSGVFVNVQERPDINATYHSGPEYQLLADSHPDFDKPLKRSGCLYTFLPQQNFVNIKAQDDWNESSIIQKDGKVKFYLNGKITAEMDFNSAKWKDLVKHSNFKDYPEFGKHISGKLALQDWSRGVSFRNLKIKPL; from the coding sequence ATGATAAACTTAAACCTTTTCAAAAAAATCACCTTATGGGTCTTTCTAGGCTGTATTTTACTCTCCTGTCAAAATGAAAAAAGCAGTCCCAATACATTGACAGAAGAAGAGCAAAGTAACGGCTGGCAACTTCTATTTGATGGTAACACGCTCAACAATTGGCATACCTACAATAATAGCAAAAATGCGCCTACAGCCTGGGTCGTTAAAAATGGGACTATTTACTGCAATCCAAACAGTGAAAGCCAAAAATATGACTTGGTATCGGACAAAGAGTATAAAAATTATGAGTTTAAGTTTGAATGGAAGCTGGAAAAAGAGGGAAATAGTGGCGTTTTTGTCAATGTACAGGAAAGACCGGATATCAATGCGACCTACCATTCAGGACCAGAATATCAATTGTTAGCAGATTCTCATCCTGATTTTGATAAGCCGCTAAAGCGTTCCGGCTGTCTTTATACATTTCTACCGCAGCAGAACTTTGTCAATATTAAAGCACAGGATGATTGGAATGAATCGAGTATTATTCAGAAAGACGGAAAGGTAAAGTTCTACCTGAATGGTAAAATCACTGCTGAAATGGATTTTAATTCCGCTAAATGGAAAGATTTGGTAAAACATAGTAATTTCAAAGATTATCCAGAGTTTGGTAAACATATTAGTGGTAAATTGGCACTACAGGATTGGTCCAGAGGCGTATCGTTTAGAAACTTAAAAATAAAACCATTGTAA
- a CDS encoding NAD(P)/FAD-dependent oxidoreductase, producing MKDDRSYEVIIVGGSYAGLSAAMALGRSLRNVLIIDSGLPCNRQTPHSHNFITHDGEKPLSIAKKAREEVLNYPSVKFQKGLAVSGTKTATGYEINIENGDVFQAKKLIFSTGVEDIMPSIQGFSACWGISVIHCPYCHGYEFRKGKTAIMANGERALHLAGLVHNLSSDLTLLTFGKASFDVKQKAKLKLHGISIIEEEIIKIQHKNGWVQQVQLKDGRELPFDAVYAAIPFRQHSAIPAALGCEITEQGHIKIDNFQKTSLEGVFACGDNSSMMRSVANAVATGNLAGAMVNKELVDEVF from the coding sequence ATGAAAGATGATAGAAGCTATGAGGTAATTATTGTTGGGGGAAGTTATGCCGGACTTTCTGCAGCGATGGCATTAGGACGTTCCTTGCGGAATGTGCTGATTATCGATAGTGGGTTGCCTTGTAATCGACAGACGCCGCACTCCCACAATTTCATCACCCATGATGGTGAAAAGCCGCTGAGTATAGCGAAAAAAGCAAGGGAAGAAGTTCTGAACTACCCGAGTGTCAAGTTTCAGAAAGGGCTTGCTGTGAGCGGCACGAAGACAGCTACAGGGTATGAAATAAACATCGAAAATGGAGACGTCTTTCAGGCTAAAAAGCTCATTTTTTCAACTGGTGTGGAAGATATTATGCCCAGTATACAAGGATTTTCAGCCTGTTGGGGAATTTCGGTTATCCATTGCCCATATTGTCACGGTTATGAATTTCGAAAAGGAAAAACTGCTATTATGGCCAATGGTGAAAGAGCTCTTCACCTTGCAGGTTTGGTTCACAATCTGTCATCCGACTTAACGCTATTGACTTTTGGTAAGGCTAGTTTTGATGTTAAGCAGAAAGCAAAACTGAAGTTACACGGTATTTCGATCATTGAAGAAGAAATAATTAAAATCCAGCACAAGAATGGATGGGTTCAGCAGGTGCAATTAAAAGACGGTCGTGAACTTCCCTTCGATGCTGTTTATGCTGCCATTCCTTTTAGGCAACATTCGGCTATTCCTGCCGCCCTAGGTTGTGAAATAACGGAACAGGGACATATCAAAATAGATAATTTTCAAAAAACTTCACTTGAAGGAGTTTTTGCCTGTGGAGATAATTCTAGTATGATGCGTTCGGTGGCAAATGCTGTTGCTACAGGAAACCTAGCTGGAGCAATGGTTAATAAAGAACTTGTCGACGAAGTTTTTTAG
- a CDS encoding DUF1349 domain-containing protein gives MKTIKTFLAASLFPLLTIQASAQKLDKMLWFNEPTEWNIKDNSLSMFVTPKSDYWRISHYGFTVDDAPFFYTLRGGEFEVKAKISANYQTRFDQAGLMLRIDQENYIKAGIEFVDGKYNLSTVVTHKTSDWSIVPIDKEIPYIWIKAIRRLDAVEFFYSFDDKEYIMMRNAWLQDNHPVMVGLMAASPDGNGFQAKFDHFTITHLADQRRSKWLKENNSN, from the coding sequence ATGAAAACGATAAAGACATTTTTAGCAGCTTCATTATTTCCATTGCTTACGATACAGGCCAGCGCACAAAAATTGGATAAGATGCTTTGGTTTAACGAACCGACAGAATGGAACATCAAAGACAATTCGCTGTCGATGTTCGTTACGCCTAAAAGCGATTATTGGCGTATCTCTCATTATGGATTTACAGTAGATGACGCGCCCTTTTTCTATACGCTACGCGGGGGTGAGTTTGAAGTCAAGGCAAAGATCTCGGCTAATTACCAAACCCGCTTTGACCAAGCAGGTCTCATGTTGCGCATTGATCAGGAGAATTATATAAAAGCAGGAATCGAATTTGTTGACGGAAAATACAATTTAAGTACGGTCGTTACGCATAAAACAAGTGATTGGAGCATTGTTCCGATCGATAAGGAAATCCCCTACATCTGGATCAAAGCGATACGTCGATTAGATGCTGTTGAATTTTTCTATTCTTTTGATGACAAGGAGTATATCATGATGAGAAATGCCTGGCTACAGGATAATCACCCTGTTATGGTCGGTCTAATGGCAGCTTCACCTGATGGCAATGGCTTTCAGGCGAAATTTGATCATTTTACGATCACACACCTTGCAGATCAACGTCGAAGCAAATGGCTAAAAGAGAATAATTCAAACTAA
- a CDS encoding helix-turn-helix transcriptional regulator codes for MKSEIKKKLDKNFSERRLRNSSIDLSVLKHYKSYAKTFADIHNGIAVLSDLTANWSYTYIGTIAERLYLPAGEKKMEINGIWEDFLLERVYPDDLAIKHALELQFLDLVKKMDLEERFNYQANSILRVEGREGQIMQLSHQIFYLDTPGPEFPQLALCCYTLLPETETSVNLRNYILNQVTGVVHQLDGYGAKTSISTREKEILSCIKKGMISKRIAEKLGLSVNTVNRHRQNILQKLRVRNSYEAVSVFNTMQQDDTEQI; via the coding sequence ATGAAATCGGAGATCAAAAAAAAATTAGATAAGAATTTTTCGGAGCGTAGGCTAAGAAATAGCAGCATTGATTTATCTGTGCTAAAACACTATAAGAGTTACGCAAAAACTTTTGCCGACATTCATAATGGTATAGCCGTACTGAGTGACCTTACAGCGAACTGGAGTTATACCTATATCGGAACAATTGCAGAGCGACTTTATCTTCCTGCAGGTGAAAAGAAAATGGAGATAAATGGAATTTGGGAAGATTTTCTTCTCGAACGTGTTTACCCCGATGATTTGGCCATCAAGCATGCTTTGGAACTTCAATTTCTCGACTTAGTCAAAAAAATGGATCTGGAGGAGCGATTCAATTATCAAGCAAACAGCATCCTGCGGGTCGAAGGGCGAGAGGGGCAAATCATGCAGCTGTCCCATCAAATTTTTTACTTGGACACCCCGGGACCGGAATTTCCACAGTTGGCTTTATGCTGTTATACCCTATTACCAGAAACTGAAACATCAGTCAATCTCCGAAATTATATTCTCAATCAGGTAACAGGCGTAGTCCATCAACTGGATGGTTATGGTGCGAAAACTTCGATTAGCACACGAGAGAAGGAAATTTTAAGCTGTATTAAGAAAGGAATGATTAGCAAGCGAATTGCCGAAAAACTAGGACTAAGTGTAAATACAGTAAATCGTCATCGCCAAAATATACTCCAAAAGCTTCGCGTCCGAAATTCATATGAAGCAGTAAGTGTGTTTAATACGATGCAGCAGGATGATACTGAACAGATTTAA